A section of the Macaca thibetana thibetana isolate TM-01 chromosome 10, ASM2454274v1, whole genome shotgun sequence genome encodes:
- the LOC126929872 gene encoding LOW QUALITY PROTEIN: outer mitochondrial transmembrane helix translocase-like (The sequence of the model RefSeq protein was modified relative to this genomic sequence to represent the inferred CDS: inserted 1 base in 1 codon): MVHAEAFSRPLSRNEVVGLIFRLTVFGAVTYFTIKWMVDAIDPTRKQKLEAQKQVTWSDIAGLDDVITDLKDTVILPIKKKHLLENSRLLQPPKGVLLYGPPGCGKTLIAKATAKEAGCRFINLQPSTLTDKWYGESQKLAAAVFSLAIKLQPSIIFTDEIDSFLRNCSSSDHEATAMMKAQFMSLWDGLDTDHSCQVIVMGATNRPQDLDSAIMRRTPTRFHINKPALKQREAXLKLILKNENVDRHVDLLEVAQETDGFSGSDLKEMCRDAALLCVREYVNSTSEESHDEDEIRPVQQQDLHRAIEKMKKSKDAAFQNVLTHVCLD; this comes from the exons ATGGTACATGCTGAAGCCTTTTCTCGTCCTTTGAGTCGGAATGAAGTTGTTGGTTTAATTTTCCGTTTGACAGTATTTGGTGCAGTGACATACTTTACTATCAAATGGATGGTAGATGCAATTGATCCAACCAGGAAGCAAAAATTAGAAGCTCAGAAACAGGTCACTTGGAGTGATATAGCAGGTTTAGATGATGTCATTACGGATCTGAAAGACACAGTCATCTTACCTATCAAAAAGAAACATTTGCTTGAGAATTCCAGGCTTCTGCAGCCTCCAAAAGGTGTTCTTCTCTATGGGCCTCCAGGCTGTGGTAAAACGTTGATTGCCAAGGCCACTGCCAAAGAAGCAGGCTGTCGATTTATTAACCTTCAGCCTTCGACACTGACCGACAAGTGGTATGGAGAATCTCAAAAATTGGCTGCTGCTGTCTTCTCCCTTGCCATAAAACTACAACCATCCATCATCTTTACAGATGAAATAGACTCCTTTCTACGAAACTGTTCAAGTTCTGACCATGAAGCTACAGCCATGATGAAAGCTCAGTTTATGAGTCTCTGGGATGGATTGGATACTGATCACAGCTGCCAGGTCATAGTAATGGGAGCTACCAATCGTCCTCAGGACCTTGACTCTGCTATAATGAGAAGAACGCCTACAAGATTTCACATCAACAAGCCTGCTTTAAAACAGAGAGAAG ACCTGAAACTcatcttgaaaaatgaaaatgtggataGGCATGTAGACCTGCTAGAAGTGGCCCAGGAAACTGATGGCTTTTCAGGAAGTGACCTAAAAGAGATGTGTCGAGATGCTGCCCTCCTCTGTGTTAGAGAATATGTTAATTCTACATCAGAAGAAAGCCATGATGAAGATGAAATTCGGCCTGTTCAACAGCAGGACCTGCATCGGGCAattgaaaagatgaagaaatcaaaGGATGCAGCATTTCAGAATGTTTTAACACATGTTTGTTTAGATTAA